In Roseiconus lacunae, a genomic segment contains:
- a CDS encoding dipeptide epimerase, which translates to MKICLHPVELPLEYEFTIARGSTSVQRSLIVELQHEGQSGYGEVTENSYYGHTVDSMSKSIIDCRGDIEGVALKSPEELWQRLRPKLANDFFALSAIDLAAYDLLGKLSGRWTYEMLGLTWETIPKSSYTIGIDSIETMVAKLTARAGWDIYKIKLGTDHDVEIVRRLREVSSSIFRIDANCGWTVEQTLDYAPQMKALGVEFIEQPLPADAPKKDHQAIFKQSVLPIIADENCLVEDDVARCHGSFHGVNVKLCKCGGLTPAVRMLRQAKEFGMKTMVGCMVESTVGISGAAQLAPLLDYADLDGANLIAKDVAEGVCVDRGNIQLAEDYGSGIKWHTEMTPPSTET; encoded by the coding sequence ATGAAGATCTGCTTGCACCCCGTCGAGCTTCCCTTGGAATATGAATTCACGATCGCTCGAGGGTCGACGTCCGTCCAACGATCCTTGATCGTCGAGCTTCAACACGAGGGCCAATCGGGGTACGGCGAGGTCACCGAGAATTCTTATTATGGTCACACGGTCGATTCGATGTCGAAATCGATCATCGACTGCCGAGGCGACATCGAAGGCGTCGCCTTGAAGAGCCCCGAAGAGCTGTGGCAACGTCTGCGGCCCAAGCTTGCCAACGACTTCTTTGCGCTCTCGGCGATCGACCTCGCCGCTTACGATCTGCTGGGCAAACTATCGGGACGCTGGACCTACGAAATGTTAGGCTTGACTTGGGAAACCATTCCGAAGTCGAGCTACACGATCGGGATCGATTCGATCGAAACGATGGTCGCAAAACTCACCGCCCGGGCCGGATGGGACATCTACAAAATTAAACTCGGCACCGATCATGATGTCGAAATCGTGCGACGTTTACGTGAGGTATCGTCCTCCATATTCCGGATCGACGCCAACTGCGGTTGGACCGTCGAGCAAACACTGGACTATGCACCGCAGATGAAAGCCTTAGGAGTCGAATTCATCGAGCAACCGCTGCCCGCCGATGCGCCCAAAAAAGATCATCAAGCGATTTTCAAGCAATCGGTTCTACCGATCATCGCCGACGAAAACTGCTTGGTCGAAGACGACGTTGCCCGATGCCACGGATCGTTTCACGGGGTGAACGTCAAGTTGTGCAAGTGCGGTGGACTGACACCTGCAGTACGGATGCTGCGTCAAGCCAAAGAGTTCGGGATGAAAACCATGGTCGGCTGTATGGTCGAAAGTACCGTCGGAATCTCAGGCGCCGCCCAACTGGCACCACTGCTTGACTATGCCGATCTAGATGGCGCGAATTTGATCGCGAAGGACGTTGCCGAGGGAGTGTGCGTTGACCGCGGCAACATTCAACTGGCCGAAGACTATGGCAGCGGCATCAAGTGGCACACCGAAATGACTCCGCCGTCAACGGAAACCTGA
- a CDS encoding DUF58 domain-containing protein encodes MAMVHDASQEKSWWARLLTSDFCPWANRFVYWLKEPVGWFISAAVASAIIGYSVSPIGWTMAASLSVMIVIGMAWPWIAVRAVACSLTPEEDRVHEDDACHFKLSVLNRLPLPVWGLAIEGYLDRQTQTGNEETPPTVALAFVKGLSKSTYRFAVRPRLRGHYPQTLPLITCSFPFGIWTAKKQMREVSGMTVWPKVYPVAGRCPMSGRVWADLGEGNRSGPNGDFIGVRDYRSGDAIKHVNWVATARADRLIVTERNAPQCPTIDVWIDTGGRSDLPTKVNQQLISDRIRVAASLLVNLHQSAIPTRVQIGTRSIIPRRGPEGLRQLLDALADVPLEGSEQPLRGAARSEAACLTVSSDKDGDPIVCSVDPSTQLRQSSSHRHRRLDRSIDLGCQLASFWTGGRDAKHVA; translated from the coding sequence ATGGCCATGGTCCATGATGCGTCCCAAGAAAAAAGTTGGTGGGCGCGATTGCTTACCTCCGACTTTTGTCCTTGGGCAAATCGTTTTGTTTATTGGCTCAAAGAACCCGTGGGTTGGTTCATCTCAGCCGCGGTTGCCAGTGCGATCATCGGGTATTCCGTTTCACCGATCGGCTGGACGATGGCGGCTAGTTTGTCGGTGATGATCGTCATTGGGATGGCATGGCCTTGGATTGCGGTTCGCGCCGTGGCGTGTTCCCTGACGCCGGAGGAAGACCGGGTCCACGAAGATGACGCCTGCCATTTCAAGTTGTCCGTGCTCAATCGACTTCCGTTGCCGGTCTGGGGGCTAGCGATCGAAGGTTACTTGGACCGCCAGACGCAGACGGGCAATGAAGAGACACCGCCGACGGTTGCACTCGCATTTGTGAAAGGGCTTTCGAAAAGCACCTACCGGTTTGCCGTTCGCCCTCGTCTTCGCGGTCACTACCCGCAAACGCTGCCGCTGATCACGTGCTCATTCCCATTTGGAATCTGGACGGCGAAAAAGCAAATGCGAGAAGTTTCGGGAATGACTGTCTGGCCCAAAGTTTACCCTGTTGCCGGACGATGCCCGATGTCCGGGCGCGTCTGGGCGGACCTCGGTGAAGGCAACCGTAGTGGGCCTAACGGAGACTTTATCGGTGTCCGGGACTATCGTAGCGGAGACGCGATCAAGCACGTCAACTGGGTCGCCACCGCTCGCGCCGATCGCTTGATCGTTACCGAACGCAACGCGCCGCAATGCCCCACGATCGATGTTTGGATCGACACAGGAGGACGATCAGATCTCCCGACAAAAGTCAATCAGCAACTGATCAGCGATCGCATTCGCGTCGCGGCAAGTTTGCTCGTGAACTTACATCAATCCGCCATCCCGACTCGCGTTCAAATTGGGACTCGTTCGATCATCCCCCGTCGCGGTCCCGAAGGTCTTCGACAACTCCTCGATGCATTGGCCGACGTTCCCCTTGAAGGTAGCGAACAGCCGCTTCGCGGAGCGGCACGCAGTGAAGCGGCTTGTTTGACCGTTTCTTCGGACAAAGACGGTGATCCGATCGTTTGCTCCGTTGATCCGTCAACTCAGCTTCGCCAGTCATCATCGCACCGGCACCGCCGGCTGGATCGCAGTATCGATTTAGGTTGCCAACTGGCGTCGTTCTGGACCGGAGGACGTGATGCAAAGCACGTCGCTTAG
- a CDS encoding DUF1611 domain-containing protein: MLRTGEAARRLAGRLRESPLLLESAQIRLPLLGYLGFMEIIVTHPAQLTSYRRILLLTDGYSTPFLAKTAISLLRYRTDDVIGVLDAEHAGQDAGELFGAGHGIPVVDSIVEGTDAVFIGIAPPGGKLPAAWRPTIIEALTRGIDVVSGLHDFLSLDPELTAIAEQHGGTLIDVRKNNEKETATGQPFREGCLRIHTVGQDCSVGKMVASLEIQRELSRRGHDAKFLATGQTGIMISGEGVPIDCVVADFVNGAAERLVRQNDDHDIVLIEGQGSLSHPSFSAVTLGLLHGAAPQGLIFVYEVGRREVKGLDGIELRPFRQLIAAYENAAALRHPCRVIGIAMNGRKVSDEEAAAEKARMESEFGLPVCDVFRDGPGELVDAVIALQQELQR; the protein is encoded by the coding sequence ATGTTGAGAACTGGCGAAGCCGCCCGCCGTTTGGCTGGCCGCCTTCGCGAGAGTCCGCTTCTGCTAGAATCTGCCCAGATTAGGCTCCCCTTACTGGGCTACTTAGGATTTATGGAGATCATCGTGACGCATCCGGCTCAATTGACGAGCTACCGTCGTATCTTGTTGCTCACCGACGGCTACTCAACGCCTTTCCTCGCCAAGACGGCGATCAGTTTGCTGCGGTATCGAACGGACGATGTGATCGGTGTGCTCGACGCCGAACATGCCGGTCAAGACGCCGGAGAGCTTTTTGGTGCCGGGCACGGGATCCCGGTTGTCGATTCGATTGTCGAAGGCACCGATGCGGTTTTCATTGGAATCGCACCTCCGGGTGGCAAGCTGCCTGCCGCATGGCGACCGACCATTATTGAGGCGCTGACTCGGGGGATCGATGTGGTCTCGGGACTGCACGATTTCTTGTCTCTCGATCCCGAGTTGACGGCAATTGCCGAGCAGCACGGCGGCACGCTGATCGATGTTCGCAAAAACAATGAAAAGGAAACCGCGACGGGGCAACCGTTTCGTGAAGGCTGTTTAAGAATTCACACCGTTGGCCAGGATTGCAGCGTCGGCAAAATGGTCGCGTCGCTCGAGATTCAGCGCGAGTTAAGCCGTCGAGGCCACGACGCGAAATTTCTGGCAACCGGCCAAACCGGCATCATGATTTCGGGCGAAGGCGTTCCAATCGATTGCGTCGTCGCCGACTTTGTCAACGGAGCCGCCGAACGGTTGGTCCGTCAAAACGATGACCACGACATCGTATTGATCGAAGGACAAGGGTCGCTTTCGCATCCCAGTTTTTCCGCGGTCACGTTGGGATTGCTTCACGGAGCGGCTCCCCAGGGTTTGATTTTTGTTTACGAGGTCGGTCGTCGAGAGGTCAAAGGACTCGATGGGATCGAGTTGCGGCCGTTCCGACAGTTGATCGCGGCCTATGAAAATGCCGCCGCCTTACGTCACCCTTGTCGAGTGATCGGGATCGCCATGAATGGGCGTAAGGTCAGCGACGAAGAAGCCGCGGCGGAAAAGGCGCGGATGGAGTCCGAGTTTGGTTTGCCGGTTTGTGACGTCTTTCGTGATGGGCCCGGGGAACTTGTCGATGCGGTGATCGCATTGCAACAGGAGCTGCAGCGATGA